A single region of the Salmo salar chromosome ssa16, Ssal_v3.1, whole genome shotgun sequence genome encodes:
- the LOC106574602 gene encoding protein jagunal homolog 1-B-like has product MFGISRGFSGCTLTGNSERRADLFNVHMICLLLAAQVTVNQLDLVSHSVVAAPYQWEYPYLLSIIPSLFSFMALPKNNISYLVISMISAGLIYGGMEKFPVAQQLYRHGKAYRFIFGFSAVSVMYLVTVIAVQVHGWQIYYSKKLLDAWFTSTQDKKKK; this is encoded by the coding sequence ATGTTTGGCATTAGCAGAGGGTTCTCAGGATGTACACTGACTGGAAACAGTGAGAGAAGGGCTGACCTTTTTAATGTACACATGATCTGTCTCCTCTTAGCTGCCCAGGTGACGGTGAACCAGCTGGACCTGGTGTCCCACAGTGTGGTGGCTGCTCCCTACCAGTGGGAGTACCCCTACCTGCTCAGTATCATCCCCTCCCTCTTCAGCTTCATGGCCCTGCCCAAAAACAACATCAGCTACCTGGTGATCTCCATGATCAGTGCCGGCCTCATCTACGGGGGTATGGAGAAGTTCCCGGTGGCCCAGCAGCTGTACCGCCATGGGAAGGCCTACCGCTTCATCTTCGGCTTCTCTGCCGTGTCTGTCATGTACCTGGTGACGGTGATCGCGGTGCAGGTGCATGGCTGGCAGATCTACTACAGCAAGAAGCTGCTGGACGCCTGGTTCACCTCCACACAAGACAAGAAGAAGAAATGA